DNA from Desulfarculus baarsii DSM 2075:
CCACATCTTGTCTTTGGTCCGCTCGGCGATGATCTCGCGTTCGAACTGGGCGAAGGAGAGCAGGATGTTCAGGGTCAGCCGGCCCATGGAATGAGTGGTGTTGAACTGCTGGGTGACCGAGACGAAGCTCACGCCGTGACGATCGAAGATTTCCATGAGGCGCGAGAAGTCGAGCAGGGAGCGGCTGAGGCGGTCCACCTTGTAGACCACGACGCAATCAATGCCGCCGGCCTCGATATCCGCCATGAGTCGCTTGAGTGCGGGGCGCTCCAGGTTGCCGCCGGAGAAGCCGCCGTCGTCATATCGATCCGGCAGGCATGTCCAGCCCTCGTGGCGCTGACTGGCGATATAGGCCTCGGCCGACTCCCGCTGGGCGTCCAGGGTGTTGAACTCCTGCTCCAGCCCCTCGTCGGTGGACTTGCGGGTATAAATGGCGCAGCGGATTGCACCTGAATCTGTTTTGGCGGAAGTGGTCATTTGCGCCCCTTGTTTTTCTGCGTGGAGGCCTTGTTCAGACCGAAAAAGACGAAGCCGTTCCATTTGCCGCCGGTCACCTCGCAGGCGATGGCTGTGAGGGACGTGTACCGCCGGTCCTCGAACTCGAAGCCCTCGTCCAGCACCCGGACCACGATGTCCCGCCCTTTGTATTCCCGGTGAAGCAGCACGCCGGGCAGGGGCACTCTGGGATCATGGGCTGAAGACAAGCGGCTTTTGACCGATCGCGCTCGGGCCTCGGCCGAGCCGGGCTTCACCGGATCGCGCGGGGCGCGCATTCTGAGGTCGGCGTCCCGGGCCAGCTCCTTGGCCCGCTTGCGAGCCCGCTCTGAAAGGTCACCCTCGGCCAGAGCCTGAATGCGCCAGGCAATGCGCTTTTTCAGGAAGGGCTTGTTATTGGAGCGGGTCTCCTCGCCGAAGACATCGAGGTACTTCTCCTTCAGCTCGCCCACGGTCATTCGCTCGAGGCTTTGGACCTCCTTGTACGTCTCAGGGTTCATGCGTCCTCTCCTTGCCTGGATTCTCCTGCGGGGAAGGCGGGGCGTGCCTCTGTCCGCCAGGAGCATGAACGCTCTGTTCCGGCTGAATAGCAAGTCCATCTGCGGAAGATTCGTTATTTGTTTTAATGAGTTGAGAAGCTTCTTCACGCAGAAGTCGTTGATAGCCTCTGGCAAGCAACGTCGCGATCTCTGAAACGGCGTCCTCGGCGGGAAGGGTACGGGAGGTTGTGTCCGGCATCCAATTCTCCGTGGCCTGCGGCGGGGGGATAGTGGATGCCGACCGAGTGCGCGAACGGCCCTGGGGCGCGTCGGGATCGCTGATCACCCTGGAGCAGGGTGATATGGACGACATCCACAACGTGCTCCGGCTTCCGGCCGCTGGCGCTGTCTGATGGTTCCGACCGGAGTGTTTCCGGCCTTCACCCCATACATACCGGCTGGGCGTGAAAAACGTCGGCCTGGGTGCCAATGGTGGATAAGTTGTTAAACAACTCGCTGGGCTAAACGGAGAATTGGAGAATCAGGGGGGAGAAAGCGGGGATTTCGGAATCGATCATCGAAGGTTGCGATTGCATCTCGGACGCATCGGCCTTGGATGGAGAATCCTGTTGAAGAAGAGGCTTCTGACGCAACATGTCGGAGATGCTTGCAGAAAAGACGAAAGCCCCGGGCAGTGCATGCCCAGGGCTTTCCCTTAAATAAAAACCGTCTCGAAGTACGGTTTTGATATCTGGCTCCCCGGGACGGATTCGAACCATCGACAGGGTGGTTAACAGCCACCTGCTCTGCCAGCTGAGCTACCGGGGAATTTGGTGGCCAGTTTGTACCACAGCCGCCACGGGCCGTCAATACGCTTGCGCGCGGTTTGTGCCGACATTTTTGACGGCGGCGGGACCATATTTGGTCAAGGGCGTTGGCTGGTTGGCCTTGGGCGTGGTATTGATTTGGCCAAGGCGCGCGCATGCCGCGCGGGCCATCGCGGCGGAGGCTGGCCATGGACGACAATATCAAGTGGTTTTATCAGACCAAGGCCAAGATGGTCATGGAGGCCCTTAAGGCCAACCGCATCAATTCCAGCTACTTGGCCGACGCCTCGCAGGTGGCCGGGCATGTGTTGGGCCTGATCGCGGGTCAAGCCAGCGTGGCCGTGGGCGGCTCGATGACCTTGACGGAGACCGGTCTTTTGGAGGCCATCCGGCAAGCCGACGTACGCTTCATCGACCGTTACGAGCCAGGCCTTGGCTCGGATGAGACCATGGCCCGGCTGCGGGCCGGGCTCGACGCCGACGTGTTCGTCTCCGGGGTCAACGCCATCACCGAAGACGGTCAGTTGGTCTTTGTCGACGGCAATTGCAACCGTGTGGCCGGGATTTTATTTGGGCCGCGCAAGGTGATATTGGTGGCCGGCTGCAATAAGATCTGCGCCGACGTCACCAGCGCCATCGAGCGGGTCAACAACTACGCCGCGCCGATCAACGCCAAGCGCCTGGGGCGCAAGACGCCCTGCGTCAAGACGGGCGTTTGCGAGGACTGTCGCAGCCCCGAGCGCATCTGCAACGCCACGGTGATCATCCACAAGCAGGCCGATCCCCAGCGCATGCACGTGGTGCTGGTGGGCGCCGATCTGGGTTATTGATGGCCCTGGATTACAAAAACAGCCGTCTTGGCCGGATGTTGGCCTGGCTAGTGGCGGTG
Protein-coding regions in this window:
- a CDS encoding DUF2924 domain-containing protein, translating into MNPETYKEVQSLERMTVGELKEKYLDVFGEETRSNNKPFLKKRIAWRIQALAEGDLSERARKRAKELARDADLRMRAPRDPVKPGSAEARARSVKSRLSSAHDPRVPLPGVLLHREYKGRDIVVRVLDEGFEFEDRRYTSLTAIACEVTGGKWNGFVFFGLNKASTQKNKGRK
- a CDS encoding lactate utilization protein codes for the protein MDDNIKWFYQTKAKMVMEALKANRINSSYLADASQVAGHVLGLIAGQASVAVGGSMTLTETGLLEAIRQADVRFIDRYEPGLGSDETMARLRAGLDADVFVSGVNAITEDGQLVFVDGNCNRVAGILFGPRKVILVAGCNKICADVTSAIERVNNYAAPINAKRLGRKTPCVKTGVCEDCRSPERICNATVIIHKQADPQRMHVVLVGADLGY